The DNA window ttACCTTTTTTAAGTCATCAATTTTTAGTGTAATGTTTACTGCAGACTCTCGTATTTCTTCCAatgattgtataaaaatgtcattcaATGAACTACAGAATGAATTCTCGAAAACGTCTTCCTGtatatcatcatttattttttgatcttCTTTGCAAAAAGTATCAGATCTACCAATAGTGCAGATCATGGGATTTGATCGTGAAATAAACTACGAATAAGTGACAAGCAAAGCTATAGCGATAGCAAACTAAGTAATTGAATAATCAATCAATATCAGAATTATAATTGGTTTTCAAATCAGTAACGaacaatgaagaaaaattagaaaacatagtaattgaaattgaagatataataaaacattaattcaaaattgcatGTTACCTTCTTTTCATTCTGCAATATGTTCAAACTATTCTCCGCTTCTTTTTCATTAGTTTTTAATGACGTGTCAGAAAAAGATAAGCCAGAATCCGTTACGGCTAAGTGAGATCTATTTTCAGAtctaaatgaatataatattgttaataaataaataaaataaatctaaataaatctaatattattaatattaataaatattaataatattatatttattaatattatattttagatattaatataaaatattaatattaataaatattataataatacgaaatatgttaaaaacaatataaaataacatcttTTTTACGCCAAGTTCTAAAAATCTAACCTGTACGTATTCTCATTGTTTTCAGTGTCATTAATCTTTGAAATAATCGGAATTGGTTTAGAAATATCGCTTCCCTGATTTAGATCCTTTGTTTCAAACTCATTGTCATTGTCATTCTCACTATCCTTTATCCCAAGTGCGCGAAGCACATGATGTACGGTATACGCTATTTGTTCATTAGTCAAGGGCACAATAACATTGTTTGGTTTACTTTTCTAGAAcattaataacgataatagaTTATATCCTAAAATCTTACCACTTGCGTGCCTTATACTTCTCTCGTTacgtatgtacacatatataaaactaattttacaGCTAATacacacattaatatttttgtctctcCGCgactacattttatttttctttgaaacattatatatatatttttttttaatcgagtcaaatactttttacatacttttaaatttaaattctctttcaTATAACTCATGACTAATCGCGAGAAATCTTCAGCGAAACGTAGCA is part of the Cataglyphis hispanica isolate Lineage 1 chromosome 1, ULB_Chis1_1.0, whole genome shotgun sequence genome and encodes:
- the LOC126850908 gene encoding uncharacterized protein LOC126850908 isoform X2, producing MSVLRFAEDFSRLVMSYMKENLNLKKSKPNNVIVPLTNEQIAYTVHHVLRALGIKDSENDNDNEFETKDLNQGSDISKPIPIISKINDTENNENTYRSENRSHLAVTDSGLSFSDTSLKTNEKEAENSLNILQNEKKEDVFENSFCSSLNDIFIQSLEEIRESAVNITLKIDDLKKQASKQTQQSYPNSLLNFNRTSTITKKGPTKIRRSLTTFSGTSVSSKTHVVEKEDTLPDRRKSTGGACSITPKKLSTKLDSSVSKLDGLYNKMSPSLIPKNPKYAHVKSTIPKPTFITKKKP
- the LOC126850908 gene encoding uncharacterized protein LOC126850908 isoform X1; its protein translation is MSVLRFAEDFSRLVMSYMKENLNLKKSKPNNVIVPLTNEQIAYTVHHVLRALGIKDSENDNDNEFETKDLNQGSDISKPIPIISKINDTENNENTYRSENRSHLAVTDSGLSFSDTSLKTNEKEAENSLNILQNEKKFISRSNPMICTIGRSDTFCKEDQKINDDIQEDVFENSFCSSLNDIFIQSLEEIRESAVNITLKIDDLKKQASKQTQQSYPNSLLNFNRTSTITKKGPTKIRRSLTTFSGTSVSSKTHVVEKEDTLPDRRKSTGGACSITPKKLSTKLDSSVSKLDGLYNKMSPSLIPKNPKYAHVKSTIPKPTFITKKKP